The Mycobacteriales bacterium genome contains a region encoding:
- a CDS encoding S24/S26 family peptidase → MVVGLHIGERHWPLRRAVVAGPSMVPALRAGDRLLVWLRVPRRTPAVGRVVLVALPDRPLAVKRLVAIEPDGRIRVEGDNELASTDSRTLGALPPTAVRGVVLARIWPRPGAVRSTKIAPVAERAG, encoded by the coding sequence GTGGTTGTCGGACTACACATCGGGGAGCGGCACTGGCCGTTACGCCGGGCCGTCGTCGCCGGGCCGTCGATGGTGCCGGCACTGCGGGCCGGTGACCGGCTCCTGGTCTGGCTTCGGGTTCCGCGGCGTACGCCGGCGGTCGGGAGAGTCGTGCTGGTCGCCCTCCCCGACCGGCCGCTGGCGGTCAAGCGACTGGTCGCGATCGAGCCCGACGGCCGGATTCGCGTCGAGGGCGACAACGAGCTAGCGAGCACGGACAGCCGAACGCTCGGCGCGCTCCCGCCCACGGCGGTGCGCGGTGTCGTGCTGGCGCGCATCTGGCCGCGGCCGGGCGCGGTGCGATCCACCAAGATCGCGCCGGTCGCCGAGCGGGCTGGATAG